The DNA region AACACCGGAAAACAGCGATCCGGCGCATCATCCCCCACCGGCAGCACATGCACTGCCAGTGCGCGTTGCCCCAATGGACGGCTGAGGGTCAGGCTCCCGCCCTGGCGGATACCGCGCGCATTTTTGTGCGCTGCTGCACCTATCAAATTATGCAGGGCTAATTGTTCACTGAGGTGTTTGCTATGCAATTCCCCAGCGCGAATAAAAACACTGTCTTTTTTATCCAGTAATTCCCTGGCCACGCTATTGGCAAATAATACCCGCGCATCCACTGTTGTCAGCAGGGCGCCATATTTGGCGTGATGCAACAACGCCATCAGGTCTTCACACTGGTCGCTCAGTGCCGCGAAGCGATAATGGATTTTCTGCGCCTGCTGCTGGTGGGACCTGAGCAATTGGGAGAGCTGTTGTCTATCGCTGTCCGGCAGGGTTTCTATCCAGGGGAAGCAGCCTCGCCGGAGATTGTCTTCAGCGCCAAAACCCGGCTCCAGCGCCGCACCATAGATATGTCCAACCCATGAAGAAAATTGTTCCAGGGTCACTGTTGTCATAAAAGCCCCCGTGTTTAGTCCGATAAAGGCATCAGGAGAAGTAGTGGGAGGGAAATGTCCTTTCGGCAGCGACTATATCACCCGGATAGTATGTTTATACGATGAATTTTTGGACTTATCGCTGTGAAATCTTCACATCGCCAGCACAGGTGTGTTGGTAAGGACAAGCCCCCCACCTTCCACACGAGACAATCACCATGCTAACTCCCACGCAAAAGAAAACCGCGGAAGCCATTGTCAATATTTTCGAAACCGGCTCAGTATTGGGTGACTACAGCAATGTCACCCTGATTACAGGCGACACCGGTCACCTCACCTTTGGCCGCTCCCAAACCACACTGGGGTCGGGGAACCTCGGTAAATTATTACAGCTGTATTGCGCTAATCCCGGCGCGCGTTTTCGCCAGCAACTGACACCCTTTTTAGCGCGCTTTGCAGCGCGCGATTTCAGCCTGGATCACGAAGAGCATCTCAAAAATATCCTGCGCGCCACCGCCGATGACCACATCATGCGCGAAACCCAGGATCTATTTTTCGACCAGGCCTACTGGCAACCGGCCGAGCGCGCGGCCACTCAATTAGGGATTAAAACGCCATTGGGTGTTGCGGTGGTTTACGACAGCACCGTCCACGGCTCGGCCAAACTAATTCGCGATAAAACCAACCAAAGCGCCGGCACGCTCGCCAGCCTGGGTGAACAAAAATGGATTGAAGCTTATGTCGCTACACGCCGCTACTGGTTGGCCAATCATCCACGCAAGGATTTGCGCCCCACGGTGTATCGCATGGATGCCTTCCAGCGATTAATTGATCTCAACCTCTGGGGCCTTGAATTGCCACTGGTGGTGCGCGGACTGGAAATTTCCAACACTACCCTGAATGCCACACCGGTAAACTGCTACGACGGCCCACAACCTGGTACGCGCACCCTGTCTGTACAAGCACCTTTATTACGCGGACTGGATATTCGCCTGGTTCAACTGGGTTTATCAAAGAGCGGCATCAACCTGCGTGCAGATGGCATTTTCGGCAATGGCTCCGTGAGTGCAGTGAAGACGTTTCAAACCAAACAGAATTTACCAGCCACTGGCATTGTCGATAATGCCTTGATTGCAAAACTGGTCAGTTAATTCCGTGTATAGCCATCTGGGTCAAAATATACCCGCCCAAAAAATTTGTAAAAAAATGTATCTGGATTCACTTAATGCAAGGATGCATGTTGTACATAAAAAACCTTACAAGAAACACGTCTTTATCCATACAAAAAACAAAACCTATTATTTTTTTGTGATCAAGTTGTCAAAAATAATTTAAGCGTCGCTAATTTAGCGTATTTAACCATTTCGTTTATTTAACGCGCCACAATGTGAAAAATTCACAGCATTCACACCAATATTGTCATGCACCAGTCATATCTCCCGTGCAATAATTTGCACACTCCCTGATTATTTCATGAGGGACGATTAAAGAATCGGTTGTCGATACATGCAGAAAATGAATTGTTGTTGCACAACCATTTGATAATCACCGCGCAGAAAATTTACACGACAGGATGTAATTTCTTACGTCTTTATTTAAAAAGTTCGTCAGATACCCGCTTTACATCCATACATTGTTTTTGTAGATTTCGCTCGCGTTAACGCGCAGCGCGTGATCGGCCTATCGGCACTTGTCAACTGGCGCAGTATTTTCTGCCTCCCATTTTCAAGCGCAGATAAATAACCATCCTGTCTTTTTATGGCGGGATATATTTGGCAGTAAGCAGGGAAGGTGAAGCAGGGTGATGCAAATCACTCTTTATCGTCGATTACTTCGCCCCCCTTTCTTTCGTGCCTAACAACTAATTGATGAAGTTTAGATAGTTACGGTATCGAATCCTCAGATTGATGCCCCCTGATTTTCTCTTTTTCACAAAAGGAAATTGATTATGTCGTGGAATTTATCAAGTCATTTTCATCAGCATCAATCTGTCCAGCGCCTGGATGAATTGATTGCCGGAAAATCCATTACAGACCTGGAAGCATTATCGCCCGGTGCGCTCAAAGAAATCATCAAGGTTGCCCAACTGGCCAACATCATTATTCCTGTCGAATATGGTGGCCAGGGTAAAAACCTGATTGAAGCCCTGGATATTTTGCAATACGTCGCCAAGCGTTCGCCGTCTTTAGGCATCATCTTGTGTATGCATTACCACGTGGTTGCCACGATTGTGGCTGTTCCACAGTATTTTGCCTTTAGCGATACCCTGCTGCGCGACGTTGCCACCCATAATAAATTGCTGGCCTCGGCATTCGCAGAGGGTACACCCAACCTGGATATTTTCACGTCCTCCGTCAAGGTAACCGCACTTGGTAATGGCAAGCTGAGTATCTCCGGCTTTAAAAAACCTTGCACCATGGCAGGCATCGCTGATTATTACGCTGTTTCAGTGGTGGGTGATGATGATTTGAAAGGTGTGGCAGTTATTGATGGCCGCCTGCCGGGCATTAGTCAAAAGCCCTTCTGGCCAAGTCCATTGCTTAAAGCCGCAGACAGTAACCAGGTGCTCTTTGATCGTGTTGAAATTCCCGAGACCTGGGCTCTGCTGGCCGATGAAGCCTCGATGACCGGTGTGCTGTCCATCGGCCTGGCGATGTTTAACCTGATGATCAATGTCGCCTATACCGGTGTCAGTGCAGCACTCACCGAAAAATTACCGGTCGAGATTGCCAGCCAGAAACACCTGTATATCGATATCTACGGCAAGCTGTTGCAATCCTACTATTCCGCTGTGGGTCTTGCACTGCGTCTCGATGACATTGAGCAACTGGAAAATACCCTCAACCAGATTCTGGTATTGCGTTATCAAAACCAGATGACATTGAAAAATCTGGTTGGGCTGATCAGTGAACACGTGGGCTCTTATGTTTATCTGTCTGATCCGGAATTTGCACTGCTCGCATCTATTAGCAACCTGATTAGCTTCCATCCGCTCAATAGAAAAACCTACGAAAACAGCTAAGGGGTTATCGCCACCTGACACCTATGGCCGATGACTCGGCCATAACCGACAGGTTTGCCCTGCCTTGTTTTGTTAGAAGGATACTTAGGAGATTTAAAATGCAACTGACCAACCTCTGCAATATCTATCGCAACCAGCTGCTCGATACGATCGGCATGCAACGGCAGATTGTGCGCGCACAGGGTGTGTTTTTGGAAGACTCTGCCGGCAATCAAATTGTGGATTGCCTGGCCCAGTACGGCGCCGTGCCTTTTGGCCATAATCCGGAGCCACTGACCAAGGCGGTAAAAGATTACTTCGAACAACAAGGACCCGGGTTTGTGCAGCCGTTCGTGGTTGAACCCACACAGCGCCTGTCACATCGACTCTGCCAACTTGCCGGTGACGCCTACAAGTTTGTGGTATTTACCTGTTCTGGTACGGAAACAGTTGAAGCCGCCATCAAACTGGCGCGCCTGAGCAGCGGTCGGGAAAAAGTTCTGTCCACCATTAATTCCTTCCACGGTAAAACCTATTCCTCACTCTCGGCCACCGGTAGTGAAAAGTATGCGCAGGACCTGATTGTCGATAAGCGCAATTACCACAAGGTGGTATTTAACGATATAGATGCCCTGGAAACGGCATTGGCCACGGGGGAATATGCTGCCTTTATCGTTGAACCCATCCAGGGTGAAGGCGGTATGATCGAAGCGACAGCGGAATATTTAAAAACAGCAGAAGCCCTGTGCAAACACCATGGCACCCTGTTCCTGCTGGATGAAATCCAAACCGGTATCGGACGTACCGGTTATTTTCTGGCAGCACACAAGTACGATGTCAAACCCGACATGGTGCTGTTATCCAAGGCACTGGGCGGTGGAATTTATCCCATAGGGGCAGTCATTGTTAAAAAAGGTGCCTACAACAAGGATTTCGATAAAAAACACAGTTCCACATTTGCCAATGGTGGCCTGGGTGCCCAGGTTGCCAACGCTGTGCTTGACCAGTTTGAGCAGCAGCAGGATCTGCTGGAAGCCATCCGCAACAAGGAAACCTATATCCGCGCGCGCTTGGGCCATCTGGAAAAAACCTTTCCCGATGTGTTTTCCTTCACCGGTGCAGGTTTAATGTATGCGCTGCGCTTCAAGGATGATCACAGTTTCAATAATTACATCATCAGCTTTTGCCAAAACCGCGATGTACTTTCCTACATTATTACCGGCTATTTGCTGAACGAGAAAAAATTCCTGTGCATGCCCTTTT from Cellvibrio japonicus Ueda107 includes:
- a CDS encoding acyl-CoA dehydrogenase family protein, translated to MSWNLSSHFHQHQSVQRLDELIAGKSITDLEALSPGALKEIIKVAQLANIIIPVEYGGQGKNLIEALDILQYVAKRSPSLGIILCMHYHVVATIVAVPQYFAFSDTLLRDVATHNKLLASAFAEGTPNLDIFTSSVKVTALGNGKLSISGFKKPCTMAGIADYYAVSVVGDDDLKGVAVIDGRLPGISQKPFWPSPLLKAADSNQVLFDRVEIPETWALLADEASMTGVLSIGLAMFNLMINVAYTGVSAALTEKLPVEIASQKHLYIDIYGKLLQSYYSAVGLALRLDDIEQLENTLNQILVLRYQNQMTLKNLVGLISEHVGSYVYLSDPEFALLASISNLISFHPLNRKTYENS
- a CDS encoding peptidoglycan-binding protein, producing the protein MLTPTQKKTAEAIVNIFETGSVLGDYSNVTLITGDTGHLTFGRSQTTLGSGNLGKLLQLYCANPGARFRQQLTPFLARFAARDFSLDHEEHLKNILRATADDHIMRETQDLFFDQAYWQPAERAATQLGIKTPLGVAVVYDSTVHGSAKLIRDKTNQSAGTLASLGEQKWIEAYVATRRYWLANHPRKDLRPTVYRMDAFQRLIDLNLWGLELPLVVRGLEISNTTLNATPVNCYDGPQPGTRTLSVQAPLLRGLDIRLVQLGLSKSGINLRADGIFGNGSVSAVKTFQTKQNLPATGIVDNALIAKLVS
- a CDS encoding helix-turn-helix transcriptional regulator, whose amino-acid sequence is MTTVTLEQFSSWVGHIYGAALEPGFGAEDNLRRGCFPWIETLPDSDRQQLSQLLRSHQQQAQKIHYRFAALSDQCEDLMALLHHAKYGALLTTVDARVLFANSVARELLDKKDSVFIRAGELHSKHLSEQLALHNLIGAAAHKNARGIRQGGSLTLSRPLGQRALAVHVLPVGDDAPDRCFPVLVLIVDPDGDPRPQLTTLRTLYGLTKAEAAVAIRVTQGERLQVVADALAISLSTARIHLQRVFEKTGTHRQAELVRLLLTVQAGINMPGG